Genomic DNA from Danio rerio strain Tuebingen ecotype United States chromosome 22, GRCz12tu, whole genome shotgun sequence:
ctcttgggaacaactgtggtcggaaccaaagttcacacgtctgtgttctctgaacacctctcaagcggtggagcGGTCTCAAGCGGTCTcaagtcagtcctcgtacagcagcctctcccacctgcagcccgagagcagatcacccctctgcgtacccccccccccttcatcagggggccccgtcagcgatccctgcaggggggcctctgcattttgcgctacgccactgcggctacaaccctaacattagtttcagacacaactgcaatgtattttactggtgaatgtcatgtaaaaacactttacaaacacattatatgtatatttttcattaatttaaacagaaacctatctatctaaatgaaaccatataatcaaaaatgagcgtctgtgtctccacagagatcaagcctctcatcggagaatgtggatattatggtgtttttgaagaagatctttcactagtctacactgcagttatttatttaattttagtttacttagttaagatggctgcactaaagagaatattttttttctgactagtctatattggaggtatttatttaattctaattgtttactcgggtatcctgactgtactaaaaagtagagagagagagagaaagaaaaagagagagaaagtatatacacacacacacacacacactataaacatTGTAGAAAAGATGCAATAACAAACACACCATGTCAGTTATTAACACAGAATGTTATCAGCAGAATATTATATAAGACTCTTTTTAGATTGCACTGCTTTCTCCTGTagactgtaaattattcaatattgaaaatattttcaTACCATTGGTATAATTACGCAgttctgtccttcacaacacagaCAGCAATCAAGTCaatcatccagacattttaatctaatttattAACTTAGATTAAATTAGCCAGAAACCAGTTATTAAGATTAAATGATCTTGTACCTGCAAAAATATTTTCAGCTCATGTAAGCAAGGCTCAGCATACATAAATCAGGAAACAGATTTCATTTACAGTAGCTTTAAAGAAAAAGGTTCTTACTTTCAGAGAGTAATTGTACAAAAAGTATGTCACAGAGCAATTTCCACAAACTGTATGGAGCTTAGTCtggatttttgaaaaaaaaaaaaaataatatatatatatataaatatatatatatatatgtttgagaACTTTAATCATTATTCAGATCAATATTTTATTGTCCTAATTTGGAGCTTAACATGTAAACCTTAGCAGACAGAACAGACTCAGCAGCTCATCTATCAGTGCTTGACAAGAATTCAAAATTTAGGACTAAAAGCTACTGTTGCCTTTGTCAGCTAATACCAGTCTGGTGAAATTTCACCACAAACATTTGGCCTACTCAAACGGATCTTTGGTTTatttgaagaaagaaaaaaaaaaaaaaaaaaaaaaaaaaaaaaaaaaaacacacaccacacacaattTCCATTTAggcatttattaaaagtaaatgcTGAGGAGACACTGGCAGAAAAATAAGCCCAAATCCACAAGATCAGCTCCAACGACCTGCAAGAGAAATTAGATCAAAGCTTAAACAAGGTCAAGCAAAACACCTGTTATGCATTTTATGCCCAGTTTAACAACTTACGCCTGCAGCAGTATTTGACTGTCAAATACTTGTATATGCGAGGACACGGATCAGAGAATACACCATTGGTGGCTGGTACATAGCAGCTCTCACGTCCATCACACCTACACAAGAGTTCATTCATGACACCGATTTGAATAAAGTTGGTTCATTCTAGCTGTAGCCAAATCATGCTCAAAATGACTCCTTGGCAACCAGATCTTAGTTAATGCACGTCACAAATAACTGTTAAAATCTATACCTTGCTGAGACACGGGGCAGAGAGTTTGATGAACGGCAGTTGGTGTTTCGGACTTGACGAGGTGAAAGATTTATATTGCAGGTTTTTTTATCTGTACGTCCATAGTTTGCAGCAAGGATCTTGATTTTAGCATGTCCTACACGGAGGtgacagagagggagagaaaaaataaaaaaataaacccaCCCACAAACCCAACATTAAAATGCGTATTTTACAGACACTGATTTCATGGATGTTGACACTTCATCTTACCAGGACAGGACAGACGCAGAACAGAGCCCTCACATGCAGTTACGGAGTCTGAGAAATAAATAGTCACTTAAACTGGTAGATTATACTGGCttataactaaaaataaacaaattacttaTTTTCAAttagaataataaaacaaacagataCTGAAACACTTACTAGTAGACCTCCGGCAGTGCTCATAATCATAGTGATCATGACCGTGACCACCATTTGCTGAGATCAGCAGGCTGGAATGCAGTACAATCactgaaaaacaaacacagaagaACTGATCAAGACACCCAGCACTGCTAATCACATTATTAGCAGCACAAAAGTTATACAAAACTACCCATGATACAACAACACAGCCAAAAGCAAATTTACTGCACATCTGCTTGTTAAACCCAACAAAAAAAACTCACACGTAAGACAAAAACTGAGAAAGCCCATGGTTCTGCTGTTGTCTTCCACTATGCATGCAGATTTTACTGATGCATACTTATAGGCCATTTGTGTGAGTGGTAATGAGCGACACCTGTGCGCCACACCGGTCTGCAGTCCCACAGAGGACAACAGGAGGAGGAGTGACCAGCGGATACAggtttttaaacagtttaaagctacggtcacactagagtttgtgcgtgtgAAATTCTGTAGTGGTGGGCAAAAGGCTTCGTGacacactgaaacagtcgaagcaaatgtgtcgaagctttgaAACATTTCGAAACCCAACTCTATAGTGACACCTACGGTCTTTTTtcttatgtattgcactgaaactgTTTCAGCAAAGAACTTTTGAACAAATTGAGgcattaaaccccactttgtatgCTCGAACTTTCAGGTATTATAGTGGAGGGGTTAAAGTATTTGATTACCATGCGGGGATAGTGGCTTCGAACCCAGGATAGTTTTGTTGTTTTCAAATGCTTTAATACcggttggtaatgctttgctcttgtatcgttttgtttcaacattggtctgatatccgtataaacaatttgtgaataaatatgtcttgttttggtcttaaaaaagggttgttgctagatcagaaacTGTGGCCTGatgttatcaagaattatttatattattcattaaattttccatttattgtattttattaatgtctacccaaaccctaaacccatctatcacagtactgtaaaattattaattatagtttaacagtgttacaaaaatgatgctatattgatggcgtaactgcagctgtatcctatttaggctacacaaaacagaaacatgatatAAATACATGaaaccatgatttcagagtatttgtacacgTCGgaattcgaacccaaaacatcattcAAAGCACAGTATCAACAAGCACACGTACAGTCCACCAGGCCATATGAAACAGGATTTTCTCAACCTTGGCAGCAAAATGAAggttcgccaggtctcgaaacgcttttAAGCTGATCCATGCTTTGAATCTCTTTAGTCAggtgaccaggtgtttcgaaacattTTAGTCACATGACTTGGGTGCTTCAGCTCATGCTTCgatgcagtgtttcgaaacacttgcacttcgcgatctcgacactgtgtcgaaacgtcagtttcacatcTGCCATCCCTAAAATTCTGGCGTGCAGAGCTGGGAAAAATGGCTGGATTAAACAACATGAATAAACATTATAAAAGCAAGCTATtgatccatgttttaaatttctgtccaaagatgtcatgttttgatcctcagtTGGTCttacacagtcaagtgatgcgatttcgcagctCAGAGTTCACCAACCTTGAaatttgcaccgcagcaacctgcgaaacttgacccATGACccttgacttttctccccattgacttccatttatacgaaaacgaatgcgtcagactggagaTGCAAGGATGTCTAAATCTCTCCAGAATTTCAGACCCTAAGAACTGTTATGTAATTTCATAGGACAAGACCACAAGAATTGCTATGCAATACAACAATAGACTTTCTGATCTGAGAAGTAATCAGCAAACCAGCTGTTCAACTGTTCTATTAAAATCATCCTGATTAAACCTTCCTGACTGAATGTCTTTGACAATATCAGGGAAGAATGCAGGAATGCGCTCTTCCCCTTTCACCCCAAGCCTCCCTTCTTGACCTTTAAGCAGATCACtcacatttcacataaaatgcccagggttttaatatggtgtatcttgtagctctatattcatgtttggtatcattttaaatgtctctgtgggattggtaaagtggtcttaatgtCACTGTAATATTTCACTGGTACGATTTTGATTTGGTTTTTGGCTTTGATTAAATCTCTGACAGGTGCTCCCCCCCATCTAGAGATGATTAACACCTCAAATTCATCAGGCAAGAGTCTCTGTGACTCTTCTATTatcttgaatttatggctgttttTTTCTGAGTTGAGTATATAAGGTAAAGATGTGATATcgtcaccttaaaattataatgttcaatctgacatttttgtcaaaattgagttattaaaatattcttattaaatgacaacttatttacattatgtgatgttttttgtaagttgtttacgttataagactttttattttaaaaacaaacaaaaaaaggttttatctccAAAAAAGTCAAATTCTAGCTCAGCTCTATAAGGTTTTTTCTGTGAGCTAATCAGCTTTTTTAATGCACGCACGAGGATCAGTTTTCTTTGTCAGTTGGCCAGACTGCTCCACTGACagagggaaacacccatacacactcattcacacacattcacacacataaactatggccaattttagcttacctaattcaccgcatgtctttggacttgtggaggaaaacGGAGcatttggaggaaacccacaccaacacggggagaacatgcaaactctacacagaaatgccaactgacacagccgaggatcgaaccagcgatcttcttgctatgaggcgaacgtgcttcccactgcgccaccgtgtcgccaatATTGAGATAATatgttacatttttgaaaaagaaatgaatatttaaaaagttataaattaaatgtgaaatatatttatttgattacatatATTCAGTAAAACACTTCAGTGTTCATTAAACTCATTTAGTCAtcgtctgtttcttttaaagtctttaaatttaatattaagccttgaagggcaaatacttaatttaattcatggggcatatcatttgataaatttaattcaataattcatataaagcataacatttaataaatattaacatattaatcagataaaattaacatctacactgaaaacaaatatttagcacagccttgcatgcttaatttgaacaagcaaaatatttatcctaaaacatgaaataaatgttatagaaagctaaaatgtaattttctcaagcatcaacatattgttacaacaccaacttatatatatttttattgtatttcttgaaaagtaatgcttcaaggaatgatctgccagacagaaccttataattccaacaggaaaatgacttttcaggataagaaggttctatctgaatttactgtggtttatttactccaatatgcaaatgtaagagaactttgatcatttacatttagagaacccttacgccccattcacatggggcttcagtgtcaacgcttgacagagggtgtgtctaaagttggggctgacgcgatcgtcatagcagcgttagccaatgaaattagtcagcaataggccactgtctgagctgttgtatttgcatacagcgatctgattggctgacacttccatcGATGTTTAAAAAGATCAGCAAGtctcaacttctgcagcgagcaacggcTCTAAGACAGCCGAAAGATCTACATTGCTTatgtatagtaaatatatatatctgcatttgtttgtttacttttcagcttagtccctttatttatcaggggttgctaccGTGGAATGAAATGCAATCttattctatttaattattataattactattattttttgccCAGTGGACCATTTCTGGTAACATAACTGATTAGTCAAATATCAGCAGAATAGTAAAAACAGAATCTCAAAGTTCATGCAgacatgttttaaatgaattatcTTTTAATCATGTCAGAGCCAGGATGCTCCTCCAGCCAGTCTTTCAGGGAGGACACAGAAAGAGATCTTAAAACAGCAGTTGAGGCTCATGAGATTATCAATAGCAGCAGCAGCACAGAAGAG
This window encodes:
- the zgc:171781 gene encoding uncharacterized protein LOC100126117 precursor, which translates into the protein MGFLSFCLTLIVLHSSLLISANGGHGHDHYDYEHCRRSTNSVTACEGSVLRLSCPGHAKIKILAANYGRTDKKTCNINLSPRQVRNTNCRSSNSLPRVSARCDGRESCYVPATNGVFSDPCPRIYKYLTVKYCCRRRWS